A single window of Gossypium hirsutum isolate 1008001.06 chromosome A10, Gossypium_hirsutum_v2.1, whole genome shotgun sequence DNA harbors:
- the LOC107925059 gene encoding uncharacterized protein, whose translation MPYFHTKSNATSMTAFLQLITTVIVLILVQESTARELRPSDHGLEYQSLPPKGLKSPEMMSFFGSTSKSSSTSSSSTPSVVALPKATNSNDTSWWRSVANNQRGNDHVRHVLLLGSLICGVAGVALLAASAFIYVIKIKSFSPSTNSTKNNNNSLVVISK comes from the coding sequence ATGCCTTATTTCCACACAAAAAGCAACGCCACTTCAATGACGGCGTTTCTACAGTTGATCACCACCGTCATCGTCCTCATTCTCGTTCAAGAATCAACGGCCAGGGAGCTACGCCCCTCAGATCACGGTCTAGAGTACCAAAGCCTACCACCGAAGGGTCTCAAGTCGCCGGAAATGATGTCTTTCTTCGGATCAACTTCAAAGTCTTCCTCCACTTCATCATCGTCGACGCCGTCGGTAGTGGCGTTGCCAAAGGCCACGAATTCCAACGACACCTCATGGTGGCGGAGTGTGGCCAATAACCAGCGGGGAAACGATCACGTGAGGCACGTGCTGCTGTTAGGGAGCTTGATTTGCGGCGTCGCAGGTGTGGCTTTGTTGGCTGCTTCCGCTTTTATTTATGTGATTAAGATTAAATCATTTTCCCCTTCCACTAATTCAACTAAGAACAACAATAATAGTTTGGTCGTAATTAGCAAATAA
- the LOC107925103 gene encoding ADP-ribosylation factor GTPase-activating protein AGD12, whose translation MNGTMITKTTSVNRRRLRNLLNKSDNRICADCGAPDPKWASSNIGVFICLKCCGVHRSLGTHISKVLSVTLDEWSNEQIDAMSEVGGNSAANAIYEAHIPEGFSKPGPDAGIEERKRFIRSKYELQEFMKSSLRISTGKSSPSFKLIFSSKFMDSFRIKPTDDEDGMVEFIGLLKVTVVKGTNLAIRDMMTSDPYVVLTLGQQTIQTAVIPSNLNPVWDEDLMLSVPNNYGPLKLEVYDHDMFSADDIMGEAQIDIQPLISAAMAYGDPEMFGNMQIGKWLKSDDNALIEDSIINIIDGKVKQDVQLKLQNVECGELHLEVEWLPLDQ comes from the exons ATGAATGGTACAATGATTACAAAGACTACCTCAG TCAATCGTAGAAGACTAAGGAACTTATTGAATAAAAGTGATAATCGCATTTGTGCGGATTGTGGGGCTCCGGATCCAAAATGGGC ATCGTCGAATATTGGAgtgtttatatgcttgaaatgttgCGGTGTTCATAGAAGCCTTGGCACACATATCTCCAAG GTTTTATCAGTGACATTAGATGAATGGTCCAATGAACAAATTGATGCGATGTCTGAAGTCGGAGGAAATTCGGCTGCTAATGCAATCTACGAGGCCCATATACCCGAAGGTTTTTCAAAGCCGGGTCCAGATGCTGGTATCGAGGAGAGGAAGAGATTCATCAG GTCCAAATACGAGCTTCAGGAATTTATGAAATCCAGCTTGCGGATATCAACAGGGAAGAGTTCTCCTtcttttaaattgatattttcttCGAAATTTATGGATAGTTTTCGAATAAAGCCAACAGATGATGAG GATGGTATGGTAGAATTTATCGGCTTATTGAAGGTCACAGTGGTGAAAGGCACGAATTTAGCCATCCGGGATATGATGACGAGTGATCCGTATGTTGTCTTGACTCTCGGGCAACAG ACTATTCAAACAGCTGTCATTCCGAGCAACTTGAATCCGGTTTGGGATGAGGACCTCATGTTATCCGTCCCGAACAATTACGGGCCTCTGAAATTG GAAGTATATGATCACGACATGTTCTCGGCCGATGACATAATGGGCGAAGCACAGATCGATATCCAACCCTTGATATCAGCTGCAATGGCATATGGAGATCCAGAAATGTTCGGCAACATGCAGATCGGAAAATGGTTGAAATCCGACGACAATGCGCTGATCGAAGATAGCATCATTAACATTATTGATGGCAAGGTGAAACAAGATGTCCAGCTGAAGCTTCAAAATGTTGAATGTGGAGAACTTCATCTAGAAGTAGAATGGCTGCCTCTTGATCAATAA